CTCGAGTTCAATCATCATTTATGTTAGATGAGTCGAGCTCGATTAgagattttcaatattttttgagCTCAAGTcgagtagatatatatatactaaacaaGCTCTTGACCCTATGTTAGAATTCGACTTGATTCGGTTTGCTTGCAACCCTAAATGTAATTAATAATCAAGTCCTTACAAGAGATTGCTTATTAAGCCAAACAGCTCGAGATACAAAGAAAGGACAATCAGACTATAACACCATATCTGAAAAATTACAAGTATTTCTAGTCAATAGACGAGCCACACTATTTCCTTGTCTATTAATATGCAGAAATTGCACCTCTTGAAATCTTGCATTAATCTTCTAATATCCGCAAGGAGGAAAGcaaaatttgtgaaaatatcaacaacaaaattcaaaatattcacAAGAACAAGGCAATCTGTTTCCACAATCAACTTTGTAATGCCCCattaaacaaaaatatgtaAACCCCTTAGCACTGCAATTGCTTCAATAAATTATGGAGATGATACCTCACACCCGCTTGTTGTAACTCAAAAAAATTGGCTTCATCAACATTCATCTTGAGGTAACCTGGCGGTAAAGAGGACCAACTTAACACCTTTTGTACCGCCTTGctatgccaataaaaaaatttgcacttttttaaaatgtgaCTACAAGGATAGCGCACCATTAATCATATGGATAGCACTATGTACAATATtctcataaataaattgatttcTCCTATACTACATTCCCAGCCATAGCAATAAAAGTGACAAGAATCTCCTTCCTCGCCTTTTTCCTTCACTGCCATAGCTAAATCCCAAAAGGATATATCAGAAGGCAAATCATTTAGCCAAGGCACATATtgtaagtatatattttttacagcTGAACAATAGAACAAAGCATGGGATGCATCCTCATTTGAATTCTTACAGAAAACACAACATTCTTCCACTCCAACCCCTTTCTTCACTAGATTATGAAAAGTTGGCAAATACTCATTACAAACTCTCCAATCGAAAACTTTCATCTTGTGAGGAATTTTCAATTGCCAAAAACATTTCCAGAAAGAAGAAAACTAATATGCTCTAGACCTCTCACCTTCAAGCTGAGATTTGGCAACCTGTAGCAGCTTATACCCACTTCTAACTGAATAAATACCACTCTTTTTAGAAACCCAGTACCAAGCATTTTGCTGAGATACTAACACCCGCAACTTCAAAATCTGATTCACTAtccttggattgaagagagctcACAATGCATCCACATTCCACCACCTAATATTAGCATCTATCAAATCATTTACTCTTTGATTCGAATCAGAACCATTTGGCATAGCTTTTTGGATATCTTCCTTTTGAATCCCCGGAATCCAATAGTCATGAAACACCCTTATCGCTTCCCCTTTACCCACTCTCCACATACAACCAGATTTCAACAAACTTAGAAAACTGAAAATTCATTTCCAAACATAGGAGGAATTCAACTCAACTTTTGCATCAAATAAAGAGGCATTTGGAAAATATCGGGCTTTAAACATCCTATGAAGGAGAGAACCCTCATTAGTTAACAATCGCCAACCCTGTTTAGCAAGAAGAGCCAAATTAAAAtcactaatattttttaaaacccatACCACCtctaaacttaaaatcacaaaaCTTCTCCCACCTTACCCAAtgatttttcttcctttgagaTTGATTTCCCCACAAAAAACGAGCCATCATCATCTCCATCTCATGACACAAGCTTtgtgaaaacaaaaaacagttCACAGCATATGTCGGGATAgacatatatatagaagaaccATATGAATCTATTTTGTCAAAAGAAATTGATTTTTGATCTCATAATTGATCTAACAAGCTAGATGAATCACGTCGCTCTTTTTCAATCTTGTCTtgctcaaaaataatataatagaatCTTTTCAAATTAGGATTGGAATCACTCTAATCTGATTAAGCAGCACAAATTTGGATATTCTCTCTCCAATAGGACTCTTTGCTCCTTTCtaattgatattaatttattacattGATGAAAATTAAACTTGGGGATTGTTTTGCAGGCaagtttttttgtttatgtaatgctaaaagtaatattagttatagtttTAGAGTGTGCAAACTCCACAcacttctattaaaaaaaatgggatcgattattaaaaaataaaatttttcatgtatatatattttaaaaattttgtatctaattttttaaaaaaaatgcaggACGAATAATTAAGACTCTACAAATCATTTTCATTGTAATAATAGGCTAAGTACAACTGAAAAACTAATGGTTCTGTATGTCAAATTGATCTAAAAGGTTCAAAATTGACACTTTCCTGCCATTATTTTCTCAGAAATAGCCTATAACGTTAACTTTCTGTCCTAGCAAAAAACGAAAGGACGAGAAAGAGACAGGCTAGCTGGTTAATTATAATCTtagtcaatatatataaaacgtaagcttattttattattatttttttaattgcattagacgcgtttttattttttagcatggcatgcatgcatgtccaTTCTCCCCTTCTTTTTTAAAACCACTCGTGAGGATTACCATTCACGATCTCAAAGGGAAGAAGGACATGATCCCATACGTATGCAGGGCTTTAATAATTCACCTTATTTCTCATCCTGATCGTCTTTTCCTACAGTGGGAGGGAAGTAACAATTGAGCATAAACCTTCATACGAAAAACATAAGAATGGCGAAATAAATTATTTGCCTATCACAATCAAATCGCTCGGGTTAGGTAAAAGAAAACCATCAATCATCTCTATTGACACTAAACGTGTTGCCATTTTCATCATTTCTAATATTTTGACCTTCAACACCATACCGTATCAGgcactcctatatatatatatatataattttcaaccTTTCGAGAAGTTTGTAGTCAATTAGGCTGGACCCACGTCGTTCTGACCAAGTGACGTGTCTTCAGATCACAACGTCTCGTGGCACAATGCTTTCAATTCCAactttttttgggaaaaaaaaaaaaaagacctttcttttaatttgaaattttaaagccTTTCCTTTTAATCCATGTTGCCATATTTTtgcttgttctttttttttggatctGTAGGGGAAAGAGGATTACAATTTTTCTTCCCCACAttcagtatttttaatttatttttaatattattgaataGACTGTGCAGAGAATCCAGACGAGCTAGCCCGAGGcaggaaggaaaagaaaccgAGGCTGGGACATACAAGCCTGTGCAgtcaatttttatttggctGAGCCCAGTGAGTCAACACGGCGGAGACAAAGGATGGGAATAAaatagagagaggaaaaaaaaaatatcaagaatccAAGGAAATGGGAATAAAGAGTAATATATTAACGTTGGTGGAATTCTGGCACAAGCCAAATTGTATGATTAAGTTATGAAAACCCTTTCATTATTCACAGTAACGAAGACCATTATTTCTCAGTTCTAGAAGGGTACATGCCAGAcacatttttcttccttttttttattaactatAAACTTCcctgtatttaaataaaagtgtTACAATTGACTGCCAATCAAATTGGATTATTTGCTTATTTCTTAACAAGTTATACTAAGTCAAGTGTGTATAATTGGCATTATTAGAATAATAAATTACAACTTGTTATAGGACCGCGTGAGAGGAATCAAGGAAAAAATGCCTTAAATAGTCAATAAATATAGTTCATAAGACatccatattttaatttttaatccaTAAATGATTGCATGTAACACACCTATTATGTACCAAGAATTTTGGGGCCAGGGGCTAGGGCCATGAACCATCATCGGTTGGTTCAGATAGTTCATCCATCTGTTAACAAGGTTCGAATTATTTGCCCCACCCCAAGCATGAGAGAATCATAGGGCCAGAATGATAAATTAAAGTTCTAAAGGGTTACGTTTAgatattgaaataattttaaatgatttgtaaataatagtaaaaaaatcttaaataataatataaaaaaatagtgaataattTGTGGATAGTTGTAAGAAATGTGATAATAGCCAGCTTCCTGTCCAAACAAATTAAGTAATGGCAAACAATTCCAGTCAATCAAAGCAACAAACAACAACCAGAACCCGTGATTTACTGTTAGCTAAAGTATCGTAACAGTGCTTGTGGTGAATGAAGCTGACTGTTTGATCTTTTTGGATATTAATTGCATCGCCAATAAAGTGTTTGATTGACTCTTTTTTCTTCGGAACTCCGCGTAAATGCAGAGAGATGAGCCATCTTTCTCCAGCCATTTGCGTCTTAAGAGCAGCATATACGTATTTTCATTAAACAGGAGGACTCTGTTTTATCTTGGTGGCAGAGGATTTGGCATAGAAAGTACAATGGTCTAACAAAGACtaacataaaaggaaaagaggtgacCTTCCCCTCCTCCATGGCAAacggcaaatgatttttttttttttttccttattattcgctttcactctctcttttcgcCCACCGTGACAATCGGACATGGTCCAAGTCAGTCAGGCAAGAGCTTCACCACATACCAACTGCACTAACGAGAGTGAAAAGATAACAAAAGAACATTAATTTTACAGCGAATGCAGTTGAGTCCAATTTGGCATCCGGTAATGATATTATAAACGCCGGTCAACAAAAGTTGTCTACCCAGAACCGAAGTCATCTCTCTCTTACCTATCTCTGTCCCCCTCTACTTGTATGTTGCCTTCCAAGTAATTTTCAATGTTCAACATGTTTTGCTCCAAAAGACTATTATATAACAATCAAAGCCCTTCTGGCCATGCAGTGTGAGGCGGAGGAGGGAGATTAGGAAGAGGAGTGGAGGAAATTGCAGTGAGCGAGCGAGGAAGAGATGGAAGAGGTGGTTGAAGAGAGCTCGACCATCTCTCCGAGACCTGGGATGGGCTCTGGGGCTCAGGTTGCGTCCGCCCCTCCCATGCAAACGCAGTACAATTCTCCGTCTTTGTCGAGAAAGCCATTGCTATCGATCGTCGCAGCTAATACAAATGCTGCAAACACTGCCGCGCCAAAGTCTTCTCACACTCCAAACTTCTTCACACCTTTGGGTAGCCCGATTAGGAGGGCTATCCAACTCACCAAGCTCGACCCTCATGATGCTTGGCTTCCCATCACTGAGTCAAGAAACGGCAACGCATACTACGCTGCCTTTCATACTCTTTGTTCTGGAATTGGAATTCAAGCGCTTGTACTGCCTGTAGCCTTCACCATTCTTGGGTGGTAAGCATTCAACCTCTCATGCATCAAGCAACTGTAAATTTGAAACCTACAATCTGGTCGATTGAATAGGCCAGCACGGATGCCATCAGGCCAAACTCTTGATCCTCCTACCTGTTATTAACAGATTTTACTATCAAGGAACCATGTAACAACATTACAGACTCACTACTCCGCACTTTTGATGACGTGCGTTTTGTGCACTATATTATTTGCCATAAACTATTTGTTTGAATATTGGTAATTATGATATACGGAATATTTGAACTTCACCGTCGAATTATACTTTAGTTGAACAAGCTCCAAATTAATTGCTAGCGTTTATTGTCTGTCAGGTTTTTAGGCCACATAGCACATTTCTTTACATATCATGCATATGGCAGAGCAGTTCCTGAGAGCGAATTAATTGGCTTAATACTTATTAGTTGTAATTAAACTGCATAAGCAGTATCATTTGCTGGTCCAGCTTTCGAAAACAAGTTTCCTTCTGATCATAATCTCCTTCTCTTTGATTGCAGGACTTGGGGAATAATAAGCTTGACAGTGGCGTTTGTGTGGCAGCTTTACACGCTTTGGCTGTTGGTGAGGCTTCATGAATCCACTGAAACTGGGATGCGTTATAGCAGatttctccaacttttcagCGCGACTTTTGGTTAGTTATACCTTTACACCTACAGATTTTACTCTGTTTTCTGAGCAGTTCTTTATGTTTACtcattcataaatatatatagccaTTGACTAAGCTTCGTTGACAATTGTGTAATCCTCTACAGGCGAGAAAATGGGGAAGATCTTTGCCCTGTTTCCAGTAATGTATCTATCAGGGGGCACATGTGTTGCCCTCATAATCGTTGGGGGTTCGACCACGAAACTTTTCTACCAAATCGTGTGTGGCGGTCATGGCTGCACAGAAAAACCGTTGACAAATGTAGAGTGGTACTTGGTGTTTACATCTGCTGCGGTGGTTCTGTCTCAGCTTCCCAACTTGAACTCCATTGCTGGGGTGTCTCTAATTGGTGCAATCACAGCCGTAGGGTACTGCACTATTATGTGGCTGGTGTCCGTCACGGAGGGCAGGCTTGATGGCGTTTCTTATGATCCAATCAAGGAGAACGATAATATGGCTATGATTTTCAGCGTTCTGAATGCACTTGGTATCATGGCTTTTGCTTTCAGGGGCCATAACCTTACTCTTGAAATTCAGGTACATAAATAACTCGTGCAATAAAAGAATAAAGTCACAGTAAAagtaaatactttttaaatgatacgtttaatttatttttaaataaaaaaattataatataatatatcatatcaacttaaattaatttatatatttatttttataaaatttattagtgattaaaatatttatataataaaataatccaatataTCATATGAAGTCACGTTAAGACATTTCTCACGTAGAGAACACGGGGCTCATTTTACTGCAGGCAACCATGCCTTCAAGCGAGAAAAATCCATCACACGTGCCAATGTGGGAAGGGGTGAAGGTAGCATACGCAATCATCGCAGCGTGCTTGTTTCCCCTAGCCATCGGTGGATATTGGGCTTACGGCCACAAGGTAATTTAGAACATTATCGATTGTCCCAGATTAAGTTTATTTTGTTCTGACAACATAACAAATCACTAAATTACcttataaattctattttttttttttttaaatattgacaGATACCAGCAAACGGTGGGATGCTAACGGCAATTTATCAGTACCATGGACGTGACGCTTCTCAATTTGTGTTAGCATTAACAagcttattaataataattaacgcCGTGACATCGTTCCAAATATACGGCATGCCCATGTTCGATGACATGGAGTCCAAATACaccaagaggaaaaagaaaccaTGCCCATGGTGGCTGAGGTCGGTGTTCAGAGTGATGTTTGGGTACGGATGCTTCTTTGTGGCAGTAGCAATCCCGTTCTTGGGCAGCCTGGCTGGTTTAATAGGAGGGGTTGCAGTGCCCGTCACTTTTGCTTATCCATGTTTTCTGTGGTTGAAGATTAAGAAGCCCAAGAAATATAGCATGATGTGGTGGCTAAATTGGGTGCTTGGACTTTGGGGCTCGGCTCTTAGCGTGGTGCTCATCGCTGCTGGGATTTATGTTGTCATTGACACTGGCGTTGAAGTCAGCTTTTTCAAGCCTCACTAGTCCATACATGAACAGCATTTATTTGGATTGTATTATTGGTAGGCCTCTAGCTGTACGTCTAGTCTTACATTTTTCATCGTAATGAACTTCTGTTAATTTCTGATCCTTTCAACCTTTCTAATCAACATGGCCGGCCTTCGTTCTGATTGTATATGGGTATCTCCAAATGTCATTTGTCACTGTAGCTATTCATCGTTTTATCATATTCGACGTACATTTGAGACTCATTTGGGCAGTTGTGGAAGGGTAGGTTAATGGAGAAAAAATCGCACCGCATGCCGAAATGAAATAAAGAgtcattcttaattcattgaagcAGTTTAAGACTAGATGAGACAGTTCAAAATCAACTAGGGCGATTTAGAGCTATGATTTGGTGCCCCTTTGTACATctataacaataaataaaaaataaatacagaaaatataaatagagattgagacacatatatttatgtgattCGGCATAAGGCTTACGTCTATAGATTGTTTGGAGAGCAAATctactataatatagatattttACAATTTCTCGTGAtctcttatttctttctttataatGGAGGTCGAAAACCTATTTTCTAGAGGAGATTATATTCTGGAGCTCTCATTTTGAGGTTGAAGATGACTTCTATGCTCTCTTAATAGTCGCTTAGCCATATGAAAGAAGTCTCATTTTCATTGGATATGATCCCTCTTTTATAATGTCCCTTGGGAGTGGTAAGGAATGTTATCTCACTCATCTTTTGCAACTTgctttctcctctttttcttttttcttttcttttttttgtcttttttttttctctttcaatttaatatttattttttcttgtcatCTCCTTATCTCTTTTTCATGTATCTCTAACTGGAAACATTTTGATGGACAGGGCTTGATTTATCTGAGCGTAATATTTTTGCCTCTTAGGGTACTTTAGGAAGCCCATTCCAAAGCATCATGGCCGGCTTTGGGAACCCCATGCACCTACTCTTACAAATTATTGTTTGTATATTACCTGTGTGTTTGTATTCatattgaagatttttttttttgttaaaaatgatAATTGGATGCATTCGttatttaaataaagaaaaaatctagttgtaaatataactatatattaatatgtgaatcaatctaatgtgattgattaaaaagtagattttattaaaaatggtgtcaatttaaaatttaaatactaaAGAAGTAATATTGATACGTAAATTAGTTCGCCACTTAACTTATACCTAcaaaaactattaaataaaaggTGTATCCAAGTATACGTAACAGTACTGTCCAACAAAATAAAGGCCTCGCAATCGCAGGGGAGATGAGATCAAAGAAGAAACAGAGCTCTAAAGGGAGGCCattgaaaaagtcaaaaaaCAAACGGATGCAGCACGTTAAGCCACTTACCAAATTAAACGCGACAGAATCTATGAACCTTAATGAAGATCAGTAATGACCTATAAATACTAACTAAAAAAAGTAGTTGGATTGGTGTATGTCATATTTACAGAGAATGAAATATGGTAGTGGACTTCCTAGCCAAGGAGGGTGCCAATATTAATAATTGGGTAGTTTTTGGATCATAAATTAGATCAGAGACGCTTTTAGGACTTTTGCGCATTGATTGTTGGGAAGTTCCTTATTTACTCTTATAATTTTTTGCTTACTATTTTGGTGTAAATGGTAGTTCCTCCGCCTTTGAGAGTcttgcaataaaaataaaaataaaaagtagttggattagaattattataaagacaaaaacaaaacttGTTTGTTCAGAAGTAATGTTTAACCATGATCTACAGCTATTCATGAATccaatcaatacaaaatattgGATAATAATTGCTTGCTAGCCACGCAGGGACAAATTGGTGACTTCATGAATATTCTGTTATTGCAACTAGGGctgaataaaaatttgaaaatccgACCCCGACTCCACTTTGACTCTGAcaaatcggagtcggagtttttttttcccaataaaaGTCGGAAAGTCGGAGTCAAAGTCGAAGGTGGAGGTGaaccgactccgactccaatgCCCTGGCTTCAACTCCGCTTCGACTTCACTCTGATAttatacatatttaataaaaaaaaatatatttttctatatattaatcatataagtataataacatgtaataccaATAGATAAACcctgatatataaataataaatattgctcagatgactaacacaagagggggggtgaattgagttgtattaaaaaaaataacaattataaatcaaatatataatataaaatataaacaaaatatgaaataacaataaatataaatagtaagggtaagaaagaagcaaactcagtatgttaacgagattcgaccccactgcctacatcctcgcctcaagctatcccttgaggattcccaaattcactattcaacctctttcaggtgaagatagaaacctattacacatttgaacaacaccgctacaaaggatccgtgtagaacaccctctacacttgcaatcaccttacacgtggtgattcaactattcttcgtgtagaatactttctacacgcacaaggattatacacatcttttttctgatacaaaagctgatagtgggtaggttatcagaaaacactcctcaatgagtgaaataagaacaatacagtgcaaactatatctttcaaaatgaacaaggattaaggctcaatgcttagaaaagagagaatgaaagttttgaatgaatgttatattctcttggtgttgtaaatgtgaagctctcaaatgatctatttataggcatatgagacttcatattcaaatttaaaaagattcacatgtcaaagacaacatcatttactttttcaaaaaaaaatcaaacctaatcttttactttttgcatatgacaaaaggagcacactttccttttcaaaaaattcaaacctaatattttactttttgtatatgacaaaatgagcacactttacttttcaaaattt
This genomic window from Carya illinoinensis cultivar Pawnee chromosome 7, C.illinoinensisPawnee_v1, whole genome shotgun sequence contains:
- the LOC122315102 gene encoding lysine histidine transporter-like 8; this encodes MEEVVEESSTISPRPGMGSGAQVASAPPMQTQYNSPSLSRKPLLSIVAANTNAANTAAPKSSHTPNFFTPLGSPIRRAIQLTKLDPHDAWLPITESRNGNAYYAAFHTLCSGIGIQALVLPVAFTILGWTWGIISLTVAFVWQLYTLWLLVRLHESTETGMRYSRFLQLFSATFGEKMGKIFALFPVMYLSGGTCVALIIVGGSTTKLFYQIVCGGHGCTEKPLTNVEWYLVFTSAAVVLSQLPNLNSIAGVSLIGAITAVGYCTIMWLVSVTEGRLDGVSYDPIKENDNMAMIFSVLNALGIMAFAFRGHNLTLEIQATMPSSEKNPSHVPMWEGVKVAYAIIAACLFPLAIGGYWAYGHKIPANGGMLTAIYQYHGRDASQFVLALTSLLIIINAVTSFQIYGMPMFDDMESKYTKRKKKPCPWWLRSVFRVMFGYGCFFVAVAIPFLGSLAGLIGGVAVPVTFAYPCFLWLKIKKPKKYSMMWWLNWVLGLWGSALSVVLIAAGIYVVIDTGVEVSFFKPH